A window of the Candidatus Polarisedimenticolia bacterium genome harbors these coding sequences:
- a CDS encoding beta-ketoacyl-ACP synthase III, with protein sequence MSGSAARSAHGESRLRAVVSGTGSSLPPGVLTNRDLEKMVDTSDDWITTRTGIKERRIAGEGEYLSQYATEAARKALEMSGVPAEEIDLIICATVTPDRQIPSTACTIQDNLGASRAAAFDLAAGCSGYIYGLAAADRFIVGGGFRHVLVIGAELLSKYVDWKDRTTCIIFADGAGATLLSAREGTSGVLATSLRSDGSMADFIYLPAGGTMMPTSEQTVRDRMHFIRMKGNETFKIAVRSIEEVSREVITASGLTPSDIDLYIPHQANRRIIEAVGTRLGLRPDQLYMNIDRVGNTSSASIPIALDEVVRAGKVHAGDTVLFAAFGAGLTWGAALLRW encoded by the coding sequence ATGAGCGGATCCGCGGCGCGCTCGGCGCACGGCGAATCCCGCCTCCGGGCGGTGGTCTCCGGAACGGGGTCCTCCCTGCCGCCGGGCGTGCTCACGAACCGGGACCTCGAGAAGATGGTCGACACGTCGGACGACTGGATCACCACGCGCACGGGCATCAAGGAGCGGCGCATCGCCGGCGAGGGAGAGTACCTTTCGCAGTACGCGACCGAGGCGGCCCGCAAGGCCCTTGAGATGTCGGGCGTGCCGGCGGAGGAGATCGACCTCATCATCTGCGCGACCGTGACGCCCGATCGCCAGATCCCATCCACCGCCTGCACGATCCAGGACAATCTCGGGGCCTCCCGCGCGGCCGCGTTCGACCTGGCGGCCGGATGCTCCGGCTACATCTACGGTCTGGCGGCGGCGGATCGCTTCATCGTCGGCGGCGGCTTCCGGCACGTTCTGGTGATCGGCGCGGAGCTGCTCAGCAAATACGTCGACTGGAAGGATCGGACCACCTGCATCATCTTCGCCGACGGCGCCGGCGCCACGCTGCTGTCGGCGCGCGAGGGGACGTCCGGCGTCCTGGCCACCAGCCTGCGCAGCGACGGCTCCATGGCCGATTTCATCTATCTTCCCGCCGGCGGGACGATGATGCCGACTTCCGAGCAGACCGTCCGGGATCGGATGCACTTCATCCGGATGAAGGGGAACGAGACGTTCAAGATCGCCGTCCGGAGCATCGAAGAGGTGAGCCGGGAGGTCATCACCGCGAGCGGCCTGACGCCTTCGGACATCGATCTCTACATTCCCCATCAGGCCAATCGCCGGATCATCGAGGCGGTCGGGACGCGCCTCGGGCTGCGGCCCGATCAGCTCTACATGAACATCGACCGGGTCGGAAACACCTCGTCCGCGTCGATCCCGATCGCCCTCGACGAGGTGGTGCGCGCCGGCAAAGTGCACGCGGGCGACACCGTCCTGTTCGCCGCCTTCGGAGCGGGGCTGACCTGGGGAGCGGCGCTCCTCCGCTGGTAG
- the fabD gene encoding ACP S-malonyltransferase, with protein sequence MAAHQPAFLFPGQGSQSVGMGRAMAAAYPESRAVFDEADAALGFSLSSLCFEGPEDRLRLTELTQPAILATSIALLRPLRGRDVAPAWVAGHSLGEYSALVCAGSLSLADALRLVHRRGRYMQEAVPVGRGGMAAILGLPAEQVEALCRDEARGEVLSAANYNSPDQIVIAGSAEAVARAVQSAPRRGAKRAIPLPVSAPFHCELMAPARDRLAPDLGAARFADPSCPVVTNVDARPISRGEEAREGLVRQVTAPVRWEASVREMARLGARLFVEVGPGRVLSGLVRRIVPEAAVLNVEDPASLDKTLAALSGGAS encoded by the coding sequence ATGGCAGCGCACCAGCCGGCTTTCCTGTTCCCGGGACAGGGCTCCCAGAGCGTCGGGATGGGGCGCGCCATGGCGGCCGCCTACCCGGAGTCCCGGGCCGTCTTCGACGAAGCCGACGCGGCGCTCGGCTTCTCCCTCTCGTCGCTGTGCTTCGAGGGGCCCGAGGATCGCCTCCGCCTCACCGAGCTGACCCAGCCGGCGATCCTGGCGACGAGCATCGCCCTGCTTCGCCCTCTCCGCGGGCGGGACGTCGCGCCGGCGTGGGTGGCCGGGCACAGCCTGGGGGAGTACTCCGCGCTGGTGTGCGCCGGCTCGTTGAGCCTTGCGGACGCCCTTCGCCTGGTGCACCGCCGGGGACGTTACATGCAGGAGGCGGTCCCGGTGGGCCGAGGAGGGATGGCGGCAATCCTGGGACTTCCTGCCGAGCAGGTCGAGGCGCTGTGCCGCGACGAGGCCCGGGGCGAAGTCCTCTCCGCGGCGAATTACAACTCTCCGGATCAGATCGTCATCGCCGGCTCCGCGGAAGCGGTCGCCCGCGCCGTGCAGTCGGCGCCCCGGCGCGGGGCGAAGCGGGCGATTCCGCTCCCCGTGAGCGCCCCTTTCCATTGCGAGCTGATGGCCCCGGCGCGCGACCGGCTCGCCCCCGATCTCGGCGCGGCGCGCTTCGCGGATCCTTCCTGCCCGGTGGTCACGAATGTCGACGCCCGGCCAATCTCCCGGGGCGAAGAGGCGCGCGAGGGCCTGGTCCGCCAGGTGACGGCTCCGGTGCGCTGGGAAGCCTCCGTCCGGGAGATGGCCCGCCTCGGGGCGCGACTTTTCGTCGAAGTCGGCCCCGGAAGGGTGCTGTCGGGCCTGGTCCGCCGGATCGTCCCCGAAGCCGCCGTTCTGAACGTGGAGGATCCCGCTTCCCTGGACAAGACCCTGGCGGCTCTTTCGGGAGGAGCCTCATGA
- a CDS encoding electron transfer flavoprotein subunit alpha/FixB family protein: MPKDVLVFVESRAGQVKRPSLQALSEGRRVADALGAKLRALLIGSQVEALASELAAHGPDSVLIAEHPLLAHYQAEAFTAVLAEAVRTTASEYAFLSATAMGRDLAARAAARLEAGLASDCTHAEVTAGELRVKRPVYSGKAVATVRLAGSPSLATLRPNAFPLAAAPRTPSIEKLSLDLPESRIRARTTGIKASEAAEIDVAEAAIVVSGGRAMKGPENFALIRSLAEALGGAMGASRAAVDAGWVGHQYQVGQTGKVVSPMLYIACGISGAIQHLAGMSTSKVIVAINKDAEAPIFKLADYGIVGDLYEILPKLTEEVRRMKGQ; this comes from the coding sequence GTGCCGAAGGACGTTCTGGTATTCGTCGAATCGCGCGCCGGCCAGGTGAAGCGGCCGAGCCTGCAGGCCCTGAGCGAGGGGCGGCGCGTCGCGGACGCGCTCGGCGCGAAGCTGCGGGCGCTGCTGATCGGCTCGCAGGTCGAGGCGCTCGCCTCCGAGCTCGCCGCGCACGGCCCCGACTCCGTCCTGATCGCCGAGCACCCCTTGCTGGCGCATTACCAGGCCGAGGCCTTCACCGCCGTCCTCGCGGAAGCGGTGCGGACCACCGCTTCGGAATACGCCTTCCTCTCAGCGACGGCGATGGGCCGGGACCTCGCGGCCCGGGCCGCCGCCCGTCTCGAGGCGGGCCTCGCTTCCGACTGCACGCACGCCGAAGTCACCGCCGGCGAGCTGCGGGTCAAGCGGCCGGTCTATTCCGGGAAGGCGGTCGCCACTGTGCGCCTGGCGGGCTCCCCGAGCCTCGCCACGCTTCGGCCGAACGCGTTTCCCCTCGCGGCGGCGCCCCGCACGCCGTCGATCGAGAAGCTCTCTCTCGACCTCCCGGAGTCCCGGATCCGGGCCCGCACGACGGGGATCAAGGCGAGCGAGGCGGCGGAGATCGACGTGGCCGAAGCGGCGATCGTCGTCTCGGGGGGACGGGCCATGAAGGGCCCGGAGAATTTCGCGCTGATCCGCTCCCTGGCCGAGGCCCTCGGAGGGGCGATGGGCGCCTCCCGGGCGGCGGTCGACGCCGGCTGGGTGGGGCACCAGTACCAGGTGGGACAGACGGGCAAAGTGGTCTCGCCGATGCTCTACATCGCCTGCGGCATCTCCGGAGCGATCCAGCACCTGGCCGGAATGTCGACCTCCAAGGTCATCGTCGCCATCAACAAGGACGCGGAAGCTCCCATCTTCAAGCTGGCCGACTACGGAATCGTGGGTGATCTCTACGAGATCCTTCCGAAGCTCACCGAAGAGGTCCGGCGGATGAAGGGCCAGTAG
- a CDS encoding electron transfer flavoprotein subunit beta/FixA family protein, with the protein MKIAVCVKQVPDTETKIRIRADGRSIEEAGVNFVVSPYDEYAVEEALRLKEKQGGEVVAFTVGDERAATALRTVLAMGADRGVHLKDPAFEGSDALGISRILAAALKKTSFDLILFGKQAVGTDQGQVGPRVAELLDLPHVSVVVSLAVEAGRLTAEREIEGALEIVESPLPAVITAQKGLNEPRYASLKGILAAKKKEILTVTLADLGLEASSVGAAGAREIWEKLEVPPSRGAGKILKDMEPAAAARELVRLLREEAKVL; encoded by the coding sequence ATGAAGATCGCCGTCTGCGTCAAGCAGGTTCCCGACACCGAGACGAAGATCCGCATCCGCGCCGACGGCCGGTCGATCGAGGAGGCCGGTGTCAATTTCGTCGTCAGCCCTTACGACGAATACGCCGTGGAGGAGGCGCTGCGCCTCAAGGAGAAGCAGGGGGGCGAGGTCGTGGCTTTCACGGTGGGCGACGAGCGGGCCGCCACGGCCTTGAGGACCGTCCTCGCCATGGGCGCCGACCGTGGCGTCCACTTGAAGGATCCCGCCTTCGAGGGTTCCGATGCCCTGGGAATCTCGCGGATCCTCGCGGCGGCCCTGAAGAAGACGTCTTTCGACCTGATCCTCTTCGGCAAGCAGGCGGTGGGGACCGATCAGGGTCAGGTGGGACCGAGGGTCGCCGAGCTGCTCGATCTGCCCCACGTCTCGGTCGTGGTTTCCCTGGCCGTGGAGGCGGGACGCCTCACGGCGGAGCGTGAGATCGAGGGCGCGCTCGAGATCGTCGAGAGCCCCCTGCCGGCCGTGATCACCGCCCAGAAGGGGCTCAACGAGCCGCGCTATGCCTCGTTGAAAGGCATCCTGGCCGCGAAGAAGAAGGAGATCCTCACGGTGACGCTCGCCGATCTGGGCCTGGAGGCCTCGTCGGTCGGGGCCGCGGGCGCCCGCGAGATCTGGGAGAAGCTGGAGGTTCCGCCGTCCCGCGGCGCCGGCAAGATTCTCAAGGACATGGAGCCGGCCGCGGCGGCGCGTGAGCTGGTGCGGCTGCTGCGCGAAGAGGCGAAAGTCCTCTAA
- a CDS encoding PTS sugar transporter subunit IIA, which translates to MTSQPEDGGKNAARFGVLVVAHGDLPGTLVKVVEKILGAKLDVEAVSVGWDDDMADSRLKIQEALKRAGQGRGVLILTDMFGGTPTNVTLPFLKAEDVEIVTGVNLPMMVKVPNIQQGSGTLAEAADRLRDLGQAAIQLATHYLKKPPGGASPAA; encoded by the coding sequence ATGACCTCGCAGCCGGAAGATGGCGGGAAGAACGCCGCGCGCTTCGGCGTCCTGGTGGTGGCGCATGGCGACCTCCCCGGAACCCTGGTCAAGGTCGTCGAGAAGATCCTCGGAGCGAAACTGGACGTCGAGGCGGTCAGCGTCGGATGGGACGACGACATGGCCGATTCGCGCCTCAAGATCCAGGAAGCGCTCAAGCGCGCCGGCCAAGGGCGCGGCGTGCTGATCCTCACCGACATGTTCGGCGGGACGCCCACGAACGTGACCCTGCCGTTTTTGAAGGCGGAGGACGTGGAGATCGTCACCGGCGTGAACCTGCCGATGATGGTCAAGGTGCCGAACATCCAGCAGGGGAGCGGCACGCTCGCCGAGGCCGCCGACCGTCTGAGGGACCTCGGTCAGGCGGCCATCCAGCTCGCGACCCATTACCTCAAGAAGCCGCCGGGCGGCGCCTCGCCGGCGGCGTGA
- a CDS encoding HPr family phosphocarrier protein has translation MIEREVTLINALGLHARAAARLVQVASRFRARITLTKEGRTVDAKSILGVLMLSGALGDRLLLAAHGEDEDEALAAVEALFLSRFGEAG, from the coding sequence GTGATCGAGCGCGAGGTGACGCTGATCAACGCGCTGGGGCTGCACGCGCGCGCCGCGGCCCGGCTCGTCCAGGTGGCTTCGCGTTTTCGCGCCCGGATCACGCTGACCAAAGAGGGACGGACCGTCGACGCCAAGTCGATCCTCGGCGTCCTGATGCTCTCCGGGGCGCTCGGCGACCGGCTCCTCCTCGCGGCGCACGGCGAAGACGAGGACGAGGCCCTGGCGGCGGTGGAGGCGCTTTTCCTGTCCCGATTCGGGGAGGCCGGCTAG
- the fabG gene encoding 3-oxoacyl-[acyl-carrier-protein] reductase, which produces MSLKGKVTLVTGASRGIGREIARLLAEEGSDLLLVARPSPDLEEVRRECAERGVRAESAPLDLGDVDSLERLLPEALGRFPRIDHLVNNAGATRDGLLMRMKRKDWEDVLAVNLTAAYVITRAVVPAMLKARYGRIVNVSSVVGQIGNPGQANYCASKAGLLGFTFSLARELASRNITVNAVAPGFIETAMTAQLPPPAREALLARIPLGRMGTSRDVAEGVRFLMGEGASYITGAVLNISGGLHME; this is translated from the coding sequence ATGAGCCTGAAAGGAAAGGTCACGCTGGTCACGGGAGCCTCCCGGGGGATCGGGCGCGAGATCGCCCGGCTCCTGGCCGAGGAGGGCTCCGATCTGCTGCTGGTGGCGCGCCCGTCTCCCGATCTGGAAGAGGTGCGGCGGGAATGCGCCGAGCGGGGGGTCCGGGCCGAATCGGCCCCCCTCGATCTGGGGGATGTCGATTCCCTGGAGCGCCTGCTGCCGGAAGCGCTCGGCCGTTTTCCGCGAATCGATCACCTGGTGAACAACGCCGGCGCGACGCGCGACGGACTCCTGATGCGGATGAAGCGGAAGGATTGGGAGGATGTCCTGGCCGTCAACCTCACCGCCGCCTACGTGATCACCCGGGCCGTCGTCCCTGCGATGCTCAAGGCGCGCTACGGCCGGATCGTTAACGTCAGCTCGGTGGTCGGCCAGATCGGCAATCCGGGGCAGGCCAACTATTGCGCCAGCAAAGCCGGCCTCCTCGGATTCACCTTCTCGCTGGCCCGCGAGCTGGCCTCGCGCAACATCACCGTCAACGCCGTCGCACCCGGGTTCATCGAGACCGCGATGACCGCGCAGCTGCCGCCGCCGGCGCGCGAGGCCCTTCTCGCCCGCATCCCCCTGGGCCGGATGGGCACCTCCCGGGACGTGGCCGAAGGGGTCCGGTTCCTGATGGGGGAAGGGGCCTCCTACATCACCGGCGCCGTCCTGAACATCAGCGGCGGCCTCCACATGGAGTGA
- the rapZ gene encoding RNase adapter RapZ, with protein MTAESAGGGAGRLHEIVIISGMSGSGKSAATRCFEDMGYFCVDNLPPQLIPVFAELCVKTDTIQRAALVVDAREGAFLQHFPEVLQRLRKEEHPVTLLFLEASDDVLIRRFSESRRPHPLAVNEPLETGIHREREVLSGLRALADILVDTSRYNAHDLRKYLHNNFQERRPGEPMVITLVSFGYKYGIPGESDLLFDTRFIQNPFFVDGLKNLTGLDQPVQDFLHAQEEYVAFLNKLDEMLLFLIPRYHQEGKTYLTISVGCTGGRHRSVAMTQELSDRLIAQGYSIKTKHRDLEKE; from the coding sequence TTGACCGCCGAGAGCGCCGGCGGCGGCGCCGGACGCCTCCACGAAATCGTCATCATCAGCGGGATGTCGGGGTCCGGAAAGAGCGCGGCGACGCGCTGCTTCGAGGACATGGGGTACTTCTGCGTCGACAATCTCCCGCCCCAGCTGATCCCCGTCTTCGCCGAGCTCTGCGTGAAGACCGACACGATCCAGCGAGCGGCGCTCGTCGTGGACGCCCGCGAAGGAGCTTTTCTCCAGCATTTCCCCGAGGTGCTGCAGCGCCTCCGGAAGGAGGAGCACCCCGTCACGCTGCTCTTCCTCGAAGCTTCCGACGACGTCCTGATCCGCCGGTTCTCCGAGAGCCGGCGGCCGCACCCGCTCGCGGTGAACGAGCCGCTGGAGACCGGGATCCACCGCGAGCGCGAAGTCCTCTCGGGGCTGCGCGCGCTGGCCGACATCCTGGTCGACACCAGCCGCTACAACGCCCACGATCTCCGCAAGTACCTCCACAATAACTTCCAGGAGAGGCGGCCCGGCGAGCCGATGGTGATCACGCTGGTGAGCTTCGGCTACAAGTACGGCATCCCCGGGGAATCGGACCTCCTGTTCGACACGCGCTTCATCCAGAATCCGTTCTTCGTGGACGGGCTGAAGAACCTCACCGGGCTGGACCAGCCGGTGCAGGATTTCCTGCACGCCCAGGAGGAGTACGTGGCGTTCCTGAACAAGCTCGACGAGATGCTCCTGTTCCTGATTCCGCGCTACCATCAGGAAGGGAAGACCTACCTCACCATCTCGGTGGGGTGCACCGGCGGCCGGCACCGGTCAGTCGCCATGACCCAGGAGCTCAGCGATCGCCTGATCGCGCAGGGGTATTCGATCAAAACGAAGCATCGGGATCTGGAGAAGGAATGA
- the hprK gene encoding HPr(Ser) kinase/phosphatase yields MQDLPRLAIPVRELLSEELSEIRLVLAAGGAGLERSLTHPRIQKAGLALTGPLHKLQRGRVQVLGSSEIDFMEQLGETERAALVRRLFDADLTCFILTRGLAFSPLFLKLSEERAIPLLRTELPTAPVVEALGHFLEERLAPCQVLHGVLMDIYGLGVLLLGDSGVGKSESALDLVVRGHRLVTDDVVEIVRKGNVLTGTGPAMTRFHMELRGLGIINIKDLFGVAAVREKKDIELIVRLELRETGKSYERLGLDEQVFSILGLSLPYIEMPVTPGKNLSVLLEVAARNQLLKRRGYHPAKELARRLGEAIQRRRP; encoded by the coding sequence ATGCAGGACCTGCCGCGCCTGGCGATTCCCGTCCGCGAGCTCCTCTCGGAGGAGCTTTCGGAAATCCGTCTCGTCCTCGCCGCGGGCGGCGCCGGACTCGAGCGCTCGCTGACTCATCCGCGGATCCAGAAGGCGGGCCTGGCGCTGACCGGCCCTTTGCACAAGCTCCAGCGGGGGCGGGTGCAGGTCCTGGGATCGTCGGAGATCGATTTCATGGAGCAGCTCGGCGAGACCGAGCGCGCCGCCCTCGTCCGGCGCCTTTTCGACGCCGACCTGACCTGCTTCATCCTGACCCGCGGCCTCGCTTTCTCGCCGCTCTTCCTCAAGCTCTCCGAGGAGCGGGCGATTCCGCTCTTACGCACCGAGCTGCCGACCGCCCCCGTGGTCGAGGCCCTGGGGCACTTCCTGGAGGAGCGCCTGGCGCCGTGCCAGGTCCTGCACGGCGTCCTGATGGACATCTACGGCCTGGGAGTCCTTCTGCTGGGCGACAGCGGCGTCGGCAAGAGCGAGTCGGCCCTCGACCTGGTGGTGCGCGGCCACCGGCTGGTCACCGACGACGTGGTCGAGATCGTCCGGAAAGGCAACGTCCTGACCGGGACGGGCCCGGCGATGACCCGCTTCCACATGGAGCTGCGCGGACTCGGCATCATCAACATCAAGGATCTCTTCGGCGTCGCCGCCGTGCGCGAGAAGAAGGACATCGAGCTGATCGTGCGGCTGGAGCTGCGCGAGACGGGCAAGAGCTACGAGCGGCTCGGCCTGGACGAGCAGGTCTTCTCGATCCTGGGCCTGTCCCTGCCGTACATCGAGATGCCGGTCACGCCGGGGAAGAACCTCTCCGTCCTTCTCGAGGTGGCGGCCCGCAACCAGCTCCTCAAGCGCCGCGGCTACCATCCGGCCAAGGAGCTGGCGCGCCGTCTCGGGGAGGCAATCCAGAGGAGGCGCCCTTGA
- the acpP gene encoding acyl carrier protein yields MTVEEKVKGIIMEQLGVDAEEVTPEASFVNDLGADSLDTVELVMALEEAFKIEISDEDAEKIATVSDAIKYIESHA; encoded by the coding sequence ATGACAGTCGAGGAGAAGGTCAAGGGAATCATCATGGAGCAGCTCGGGGTGGACGCCGAGGAGGTCACGCCGGAGGCTTCCTTCGTCAACGATCTTGGCGCCGACTCGCTGGACACCGTGGAGCTCGTCATGGCGCTGGAAGAGGCGTTCAAGATCGAGATCAGCGACGAGGACGCGGAGAAGATCGCGACCGTCTCCGACGCCATCAAGTACATCGAGAGCCATGCGTGA
- a CDS encoding deoxyguanosinetriphosphate triphosphohydrolase has protein sequence MPSQGKPLQIREKLEEIEAKTLHPRACLSSRSRGRPRPEPPDEIRPCFQRDRDRIIHCKAFRRLMHKTQVFLAPEGDHYRTRLTHTLEVAQIARTIAKALCLNESLTEAIAMAHDLGHPPFGHAGEAVLDRMVPGGFSHYKQSLRVVDRLENDGKGLNLTHEVRDGIVKHSKGEGQILPEDARRRAATLEGQAVRVADIFAYSNADLDDAFRAGLLRPDDVPRAIQKVLGPTSSERIATLVKDVVRSTMQSDLDRIRMSGEVLQGLNDLRGFLFERVYRNEASVREFRKAEEVLSRIREHVLRHPGKTLGEAPRSASRRNRLALDFIAGMTDRYAIALFKEIAVPRPWVGLT, from the coding sequence TTGCCAAGCCAGGGGAAACCCCTCCAGATCCGCGAGAAGCTCGAAGAGATCGAAGCCAAGACGCTGCATCCCCGCGCCTGTCTGTCCTCCCGCTCGCGGGGCCGCCCCCGTCCCGAGCCTCCCGACGAGATCCGGCCCTGCTTCCAGCGGGACCGGGATCGCATCATCCACTGCAAGGCTTTCCGCCGCCTGATGCACAAGACCCAGGTCTTCCTCGCCCCCGAAGGGGATCACTATCGGACGCGCCTAACGCACACCCTGGAAGTCGCCCAGATCGCCCGGACCATCGCCAAAGCCCTCTGCCTGAACGAGAGCCTGACGGAGGCGATCGCGATGGCCCACGATCTCGGCCATCCCCCGTTCGGGCACGCCGGCGAGGCGGTCCTGGATCGAATGGTGCCGGGCGGCTTTTCCCATTACAAGCAGAGCCTGCGCGTCGTGGACCGCCTGGAGAACGACGGCAAAGGGCTCAACCTGACGCACGAGGTGCGCGACGGCATCGTCAAGCATTCGAAAGGGGAGGGACAGATTCTTCCGGAGGACGCCCGGCGCCGCGCCGCCACGCTCGAGGGCCAGGCGGTGCGCGTGGCCGACATCTTCGCTTATTCGAACGCCGATCTGGACGACGCCTTCCGGGCGGGATTGCTCCGCCCGGACGACGTGCCGCGAGCCATCCAGAAAGTCCTGGGCCCGACCTCCTCCGAGCGGATCGCGACGCTCGTCAAGGACGTCGTCAGGAGCACGATGCAGTCGGATCTCGATCGGATCCGGATGAGCGGGGAGGTCCTGCAGGGATTGAACGATCTGCGCGGATTTCTGTTCGAGCGGGTCTACCGGAACGAGGCGTCGGTCCGCGAGTTCCGGAAGGCCGAGGAGGTCCTGTCGCGGATTCGCGAGCACGTCCTCCGCCACCCCGGAAAGACGCTGGGTGAGGCGCCGCGCAGCGCTTCCCGCCGGAACCGGCTGGCGCTCGACTTCATCGCCGGCATGACCGACCGCTACGCCATCGCGCTCTTCAAGGAGATCGCCGTTCCCCGCCCGTGGGTGGGTCTCACCTGA
- the fabF gene encoding beta-ketoacyl-ACP synthase II → MERRVVITGMGIISPLGVGTEANWSAMLAGRSGVGPITRFDATAYPSRIAGEVRDFNPEDFIPKKDVKKMDRFIHYAVAASQLAVDDSALAIDASNGDRVGVYIGSGIGGLPSIERQHASLLETGPDRISPFFIVGLIVNLASGQVSIRFGAKGPNLAACTACATGSHSIGDSFEIIKRGDADAMICGGTEAVITPLAVGGFCAMRALSTRNDEPEKASRPFDLKRDGFVMGEGAGILILEELGCALKRNARIYAEMAGYGLTGDAFHVSAPSADGDGPVRVMAAALKDAGVTPDAVDYINAHGTSTPAGDKVETLAIHRVFGDRARRIAISSTKSMTGHLLGAAGGLETAVTALAVARDVVPPTINLEVPDPECDLDYVPLKARPMTVRYALNNSFGFGGTNACLLLKKYEA, encoded by the coding sequence TTGGAGCGTAGAGTCGTCATCACGGGGATGGGCATCATCTCGCCCCTGGGGGTCGGGACCGAGGCCAACTGGTCGGCCATGCTGGCCGGGCGGAGTGGCGTCGGCCCCATCACGCGATTCGACGCGACCGCCTATCCCTCGCGGATCGCCGGCGAGGTCCGCGACTTCAACCCGGAAGACTTCATCCCCAAGAAGGACGTCAAGAAGATGGACCGGTTCATCCATTACGCCGTGGCGGCCAGCCAGCTGGCGGTGGACGATTCGGCCCTGGCGATCGACGCGTCGAACGGCGATCGCGTCGGGGTCTACATCGGATCCGGAATCGGCGGCCTGCCGTCGATCGAGCGGCAGCACGCCTCCCTGCTCGAAACGGGCCCGGATCGGATCTCGCCCTTCTTCATCGTCGGCCTGATCGTCAATCTGGCCTCGGGCCAGGTCTCCATCCGCTTCGGCGCGAAAGGGCCGAACCTGGCGGCCTGCACCGCCTGCGCCACCGGCAGCCACAGCATCGGCGACTCGTTCGAGATCATCAAGCGGGGGGACGCGGACGCCATGATCTGCGGCGGCACCGAGGCGGTCATCACGCCGCTCGCCGTCGGAGGGTTCTGCGCCATGCGGGCCCTTTCGACCCGGAACGACGAGCCCGAGAAGGCGAGCCGCCCCTTCGATCTGAAGCGCGACGGCTTCGTCATGGGGGAAGGGGCGGGGATCCTGATTCTCGAGGAGCTGGGCTGCGCCCTGAAGAGGAACGCCCGCATCTACGCCGAGATGGCCGGCTACGGGCTCACCGGCGACGCCTTCCACGTCTCCGCCCCGTCGGCCGACGGGGACGGACCGGTCCGGGTCATGGCCGCCGCGTTGAAGGACGCGGGAGTCACTCCCGACGCGGTCGATTACATCAACGCGCACGGCACGTCGACGCCGGCGGGGGACAAGGTCGAGACGCTCGCGATCCACCGCGTCTTCGGCGATCGAGCCCGGAGGATCGCGATCAGCTCCACGAAATCGATGACCGGCCATCTCCTCGGCGCGGCGGGCGGTCTCGAGACGGCCGTCACGGCGCTCGCGGTGGCGCGGGACGTGGTCCCGCCGACGATCAATCTCGAGGTCCCCGACCCGGAGTGCGACCTCGATTACGTCCCTCTCAAGGCCCGCCCGATGACCGTCCGCTACGCGCTCAACAATTCCTTCGGCTTCGGGGGGACGAACGCCTGCCTTCTCTTGAAGAAGTACGAGGCGTAG